One window of Magallana gigas chromosome 2, xbMagGiga1.1, whole genome shotgun sequence genomic DNA carries:
- the LOC136272667 gene encoding ankyrin repeat-containing protein DDB_G0279043-like — translation MTLTSYPSSWSLTSQSPLINKKRLTRSDSAGSLPDNILDKRDAKGRTTFFNATKVGDLEEAKRLFSAGSDVNKGDIYRITPLHEAVERSNLEVVEFLIAKGCDLNAKTILGQTPLMRAVLYDDIDLVKYLHKAGAKLDERDCTGKTALLLGIQENRNEACAYLIRAGCDVNIHNRLGHTAMLIALRGNKAPNYYIGRKLVKHGYDLKKDEKWITQEELEAVNVKPNVVDKICSKLGITLKRSSSSAGKKDQNNSN, via the exons ATGACCCTCACGTCATACCCCTCCTCTTGGAGTCTAACCTCTCAATCCCCACTCATAAATAAGAAACGTCTCACTCGTTCGGATTCCGCCGGATCACTCCCGGATAACATATTGGACAAAAGAGACGCCAAAGGTCGGACCACATTTTTCAACGCCACAAAGGTCGGTGATCTTGAGGAGGCGAAACGTTTGTTTAGCGCGGGGTCAGATGTCAACAAAGGGGATATCTACAGGATCACTCCGCTCCATGAGGCCGTAGAGAGGTCAAACCTAGAGGTCGTCGAGTTTCTGATCGCAAAAG GGTGTGATTTGAATGCAAAAACAATTCTGGGACAGACACCTTTGATGCGAGCCGTACTGTACGATGACATTGACCTTGTCAAATACCTTCATAAAGCAG GTGCAAAGTTGGACGAAAGAGATTGCACTGGTAAAACTGCGTTACTCTTAGGAATTCAAGAAAACAGAAACGAAGCCTGTGCATATTTAATCAGAGCTGGATGTGACGTAAACATTCACAATCGTTTGGGACACACGGCCATGTTGATAGCTTTGAGGGGAAATAAAGCGCCAAATTATTACATAGGAAGAAAACTTGTAAAACATGGCTATGACCTgaaaaaagatgagaaatggATTACACAAGAGGAACTAGAAGCCGTGAATGTAAAACCTAACGTGGTGGACAAGATCTGTTCTAAGTTAGGGATAACGCTGAAACGGAGTTCGTCCAGCGCCGGGAAAAAGGACCAGAACAACTCGAACTAA